In Nicotiana tabacum cultivar K326 chromosome 19, ASM71507v2, whole genome shotgun sequence, one DNA window encodes the following:
- the LOC107825558 gene encoding uncharacterized protein LOC107825558, with protein MNGEPSVPFPATKGLRQGDPISPFLFAIVMEYLSRSLKGLQKEKEYKFHPRCSKLSITHLSFVDDLLLFARGDIPYGTQLQQCLNQFYRASGLQANQTKSFIYNGGVTQVVKDEMQQRFGYSRGELPVKYLEVSLSTKNMSLAQWQPLIEKIIARISFWTTKNCLMQVAAAKNHWDLAYKVDKLWIRWISSYYIKNQQLDDMPIPQQASWLMLGQLPRVEWKISIFTNEARAKAKFTILMYLQNKLLTSDRLLQWGIPVDTICVMCQLHNESRNHLFVECVFAQRTWNKVLMWLQKQPHGLNSWNQHWRWAMENAKGKSQADATFKMIYAEIIHMIWCERNNRVFEKAGRDVEEIARTIA; from the exons ATGAATGGAGAACCTTCAGTTCCTTTCCCAGCAACTAAAGGATTGAGACAAGGCGATCCTATTTCACCTTTCTTATTTGCAATTGTAATGGAGTACTTGAGTAGAAGCCTCAAAGGATTACAAAAGGAGAAGGAGTATAAATTCCACCCTAGGTGTTCAAAGCTAAGTATTACGCATCTAAGTTTTGTTGATGATTTGCTCTTATTTGCAAGAGGTGATATACCTTATGGTACTCAGCTTCAACAATGCCTTAACCAATTTTATAGAGCATCAGGACTACAAGCTAATCAGACTAAGAGTTTTATCTACAATGGAGGTGTTACACAAGTAGTCAAAGATGAGATGCAACAAAGATTTGGTTACTCCAGAGGTGAACTCCCAGTAAAATACTTAGAAGTGTCTCTATCTACTAAGAACATGTCCTTAGCTCAATGGCAACCTTTGATAGAGAAAATTATAGCTAGAATCTCCTTCTGGACAACCAAAAACTGTCTTATGCAG GTTGCTGCTGCTAAAAATCACTGGGATCTTGCATATAAGGTGGACAAGCTGTGGATTAGGTGGATCAGTTCCTATTATATAAAAAACCAACAGCTAGATGACATGCCAATTCCTCAACAGGCTTCTTGGCTG ATGCTGGGTCAACTACCTAGAGTGGAATGGAAAATCTCAATATTTACAAATGAAGCAAGAGCCAAAGCTAAGTTTACAATATTGATGTACCTTCAAAACAAACTACTTACAAGTGATAGACTTCTACAGTGGGGTATTCCAGTGGACACAATATGTGTCATGTGTCAATTGCATAATGAGAGCAGAAACCATCTCTTTGTGGAATGTGTCTTTGCTCAAAGGACATGGAACAAGGTCCTAATGTGGCTTCAAAAGCAACCACATGGTCTGAATTCATGGAACCAACATTGGAGATGGGCAATGGAGAATGCTAAAGGAAAGTCTCAAGCAGATGCCACTTTCAAGATGATATATGCTGAGATAATCCACATGATATGGTGTGAAAGAAACAACCGAGTGTTTGAGAAGGCCGGCAGAGATGTAGAAGAAATAGCAAGAACTATAGCATGA